From the genome of Triticum aestivum cultivar Chinese Spring chromosome 3B, IWGSC CS RefSeq v2.1, whole genome shotgun sequence, one region includes:
- the LOC123064634 gene encoding non-specific lipid-transfer protein 4.1 — MARSAVAQVVLVAVVAAMLLAVTEAAVSCGQVSSALSPCISYARGNGASPSAACCSGVRSLASSARSTADKQAACKCIKSAAAGLNAGKAAGIPTKCGVSVPYAISSSVDCSKIR; from the coding sequence ATGGCCCGTTCTGCTGTTGCTCAGGTCGTGCTCGTCGCCGTGGTGGCCGCTATGCTCCTCGCAGTCACGGAGGCGGCTGTATCGTGCGGTCAGGTGAGCTCTGCCTTGAGCCCCTGCATCTCCTATGCACGCGGCAACGGCGCCAGCCCATCTGCGGCCTGCTGCAGCGGCGTTAGGAGTCTAGCCAGCTCAGCCCGGAGCACCGCTGACAAGCAAGCGGCGTGCAAGTGCATCAAGAGCGCTGCTGCTGGGCTCAACGCTGGCAAGGCCGCCGGCATCCCCACAAAGTGCGGCGTTAGCGTCCCCTACGCCATCAGCTCTTCGGTCGACTGCTCTAAGATTCGCTGA